In a genomic window of Quercus lobata isolate SW786 chromosome 4, ValleyOak3.0 Primary Assembly, whole genome shotgun sequence:
- the LOC115985533 gene encoding uncharacterized protein LOC115985533, with product MCPSIAGYPDFYTEQANALNNYGKPLASPFSETYNPNWQNHPNLSWRQNHSPINIGGQQVHQQSQFCPPTQAFPPIPQSTPQFMAPPRPQSSLEESLKTFMQSTSQAIQETKSSTHLNTQAISKLENQVGQSGKQVDNQVKMPEVEDDENIVLKEKGTHSSQDDHREKKGNSTSILIQDLSSPLDRRFVPKAPFPQSLISPQKSAQFGDILEVFKQVQINIPFLDAIQQVPAYAKFLKDLVTMKRKTNVPKKAFLTEQVSSIIQNKYLVKCKDPGSPTISCRIGDHLIERALLDLGASVNLMPYSVYLQLGLGELKPTTMTLQLADRSVKIPRGIVEDVLIKVDAFHFPVDFVVLDIEPALNASTQIHVILGCPFLAISNALINCQSGVMKISFRNMTVELNIFDISKQVLDNEDICEVNMIGSLVHDTFLQSSCEDPPNACLTCFDCNLDTEKSIEEVNALLDSVPLLSIDSWQPKVVCFPLSLSPFPSIVEPLKLDDFWEHQLISILQEHKEAIGWRIADIKGISASVVMQRIHLEDTTKTSQHVFDPADI from the exons ATGTGTCCCTCCATAGCTGGTTACCCTGATTTTTATACTGAGCAAGCAAATGCACTAAATAATTATGGAAAACCACTTGCTAGTCCATTTTCGGAGACATACAATCCAAATTGGCAAAATCATCCTAATCTCTCTTGGAGGCAGAACCATTCCCCCATAAATATAGGTGGACAACAAGTGCATCAACAAAGTCAATTTTGTCCACCTACTCAAGCATTTCCTCCCATTCCTCAATCAACTCCTCAGTTTATGGCACCACCAAGACCACAATCATCTTTGGAGGAGTCTCTCAAAACTTTCATGCAATCAACTAGCCAAGCTATTCAAGAGACAAAAAGTTCCACCCATTTGAATACTCAAGCTATTTCGAAGTTGGAAAATCAAGTTGGCCA GTCTGGTAAGCAAGTTGATAATCAAGTGAAAATGCCAGAAGTGGAGgatgatgaaaatattgtattaaaggaaaaaggaactCATAGTTCACAGGATGATCATAGAGAAAAGAAGGGCAACTCAACCTCAATTCTAATTCAGGATCTTAGTTCTCCCCTTGATAGGAGGTTTGTTCCTAAAGCTCCATTCCCTCAAAGTTTAATCAGTCCTCAGAAAAGTGCACAATTTGGAgatattttagaggtttttaagCAAGTGCAAATTAATATTCCATTTCTTGATGCAATTCAGCAAGTTCCTGCTTATGCTAAGTTTCTAAAAGATCTTGTGACAATGAAGAGAAAGACAAATGTCCCTAAAAAGGCATTTTTGACAGAGCAAGTTAGTTCAATCATTCAGAATAAATATCTAGTGAAATGTAAAGACCCTGGATCTCCTACAATTTCATGCAGGATTGGGGATCATCTCATTGAGCGAGCTTTGCTAGATTTGGGGGCAAGTGTGAACCTAATGCCATATTCAGTATACTTACAGTTAGGTTTGGGGGAGTTGAAACCCACAACCATGACACTTCAATTAGCTGATAGGTCTGTGAAAATCCCTAGAGGTATTGTTGAGGATGTGCTAATTAAGGTGGATGCGTTCCATTTTCCTgttgattttgttgtgttaGACATTGAGCCTGCTCTAAATGCCAGTACACAAATCCATGTCATTTTGGGTTGCCCTTTCTTAGCCATATCCAATGCTTTGATCAATTGTCAGAGTGGTGTGATGAAGATTTCTTTTAGGAATATGACTGTTGAGCTTAATATTTTTGACATAAGTAAGCAAGTACTAGACAATGAGGATATATGTGAGGTTAACATGATTGGGAGCCTAGTCCATGATACTTTCCTACAATCAAGTTGTGAGGATCCCCCAAACGCTTGCTTAACCTGTTTTGATTGCAATTTGGATACTGAAAAATCAATTGAGGAGGTCAATGCATTGTTGGATTCTGTTCCTCTCTTAAGTATTGATAGTTGGCAGCCAAAAGTGGTCTGTTTCCCACTTTCTTTATCCCCATTCCCATCTATTGTAGAACCACTAAAGTTGGATGACTTTTGGGAACACCAATTGATAAGTATACTTCAAGAGCATAAGGAAGCTATAGGTTGGAGAATTGCTGATATTAAGGGTATTAGTGCTTCTGTGGTTATGCAAAGAATTCACTTGGAAGACACTACAAAAACTTCTCAACATGTTTTTGACCCAG CTGATATTTga
- the LOC115983678 gene encoding uncharacterized protein LOC115983678: MDGIQQVALPILGIVAAAAATFYAVSFSELREKSFNDLEDSETENGGFKYVSSRERRARKKAEKQVKS, from the exons ATGGATGGGATACAGCAAGTAGCCTTACCCATCCTTGGAATTGTAGCAGCTGCTGCTGCTACCTTCTATGCTGTAAGCTTTTCTGAGCTTAGAGAG AAATCATTTAATGATTTGGAGGACTCTGAGACTGAAAATGGAGGATTCAAGTATGTGAGCTCAAGGGAGAGACGGGCAAGAAAAAAAGCAGAGAAACAAGTCAAAAGTTGA